The following DNA comes from Anopheles coustani chromosome 2, idAnoCousDA_361_x.2, whole genome shotgun sequence.
CGATCAAACTTGTGTAACACACAAATAAAAGCACAAACAACATTAACCAGCTCATTATCTGCAACTAGAAGCAGCACAAGCACTGAAAACTCCGGCACTTGTGACATTCACTAACACGCGCCACAGTTTCCCATGtatagcgtttttttttcttttggtcgCTAAGCAGTATCCTCTAATTGCTAGAAAGCGACCATTTAAACACTACAGTTCATAGCTGGGGTGAAATAAACTATCATACATTCGATTCGATTACTCCTGTTCATTTTGTACAGAAACAGATTTTTCAATATACAGTTCAGTTCCTCTTTTTCCCTTCTATCTCACTTTCTTGCTCTATTTATGATCTTTGTTCCTAGACTTTCGGATTTTCTTGCTATCTTTTATCTCCTATAATTACTTCACATTTAATATTACTGTTTCGATACTGTTTATCTTGTTACTCTTAAATCTTCACGGGCATCGTATGTACATACCGCAAACAACAGAAGACACACGACAAAACAACTACTTACCTGCTATTACAACGCCTACTCATTCCGCACTCTACTACCTTAAACAGACACCACACACAACCGTTTGGTTTGGAAATCTacaacaaaattaattactcAACCGCTTTACTaaacttttctctttctctaatCATAATTCTTTCGGTTTCTCGGGGTCTCTCTTCGCTTCATTCTCGTACACGCGGTGGTGTTCTTATGTGCGAGAATATACCCCATGCCGCATTAAAACACTCCTTGGGTGTGTGACGTGTACCACTCCTCCACCACCTACCGTTCCTAACCGTAAACTGGCCCGTTTCCGAACGGTCACCAAACCAAACGATTTGGAATTCAATACTTGACTAAACCCCCACAAACCTTTGCCGGGAAATAATGTTTACTGAACACGTTTGAATCCGCGATTCCGATCGACCGTCGAATCCTCCTCCCATGCAAAATTATGAACACACAGGACATTTGGTCAGCGTTCCGAGCTGCGTACTGGCGTTGTCGAACGATACAGGGTCGTAAGTGTGACACCAACTTTTTCTGCGTTAGTTTTGACTTTTTCGTTCGTTGgcattttgggtttttttaagAAAGCGTTCGGTTGATTCGATTATGTAcaaattttcctcttttctttttcatttcttttgatattttatacggtttttgtACAATTCAACGTACGATACGAAAAAGGTTCTCGGTTTAATAATCTGTTTGTTTAATGGCAGgagataattttttaattttttctatcactttaatttaatttttttttttcattttaagttgattgaattttaattatggtttggtttatttaaaaaaatggataaGTTTTTTCTACACCcattcttttttaaatctccCATCATACGAGGGAATATTAGTACAATGTTTAATCTATTTTTCGATTGAAATCGGACCTGCTTTAATTATACTTAGACACCCGACTTGTAACCGTAACCGACATGCTTTTATGTTTGGAGTTGCTCAGTTCATAGGGTTGGTAATGTTTTAAAGTGTTCTAAACCTTGCCGTATCGATAGAAATTCATAGGtacgaaattaaattttgtacGGGATTTTTCTTAGAGAAGTATGTCGTTCAATTAGGTTTTACAAAATTATGCTAGAAGATTTTTAAAAGCAGCAGTAATTACACTTGCAACAGCAACATAGTAAATCTCGTTCGTTTGGTTCCTTAATGCTAGTTTAACGATTTTCAAGTTAAGTAGAACAATTTCTTGAACATGATAGGCATTTCTTACTACATTAAAATAGATTTAAGTATTCATTATCCTTGTTTTTCCCCATTTGTAAAGACAATTATCCAACCCAACACTGGACATTAGTCGTTCACGAACTTCACTTCCAAATGAGTCCCATGTGCGATCCGTTTGATAAGCtatatttcttcttttctttcacaaCGCTTCTTTAAAATCCACCTTCTTAGGCAATTGAAGATATCATCGAAACGATCAATAATGGTGGTAATAATATTTGGGGTGTCGCCTATTACTAGCATTGTTGCCAACCACAGAACTCCCTGCTTCCTATTCTCTTTCCTTCACCAACCACCCTACCCAGCAGCCAGCAAGCGGTGAAAGCACCGTGCCTATAAGACCTACTCCTTGTGAAGTCATTGTGTCCAAAATACAAACGCTTCTCTCCTGTCCACAATTCCCTGAGAGTCCTTCAATCAATTTCTTCCTCGCCAAACAATCTCCCAAAAGGTAATCTTTGTCTTGTAGTTTCAAGTAAGCACAATTAATAATTTCTTCAAACAAATGGTGGATTAAATCCGTCCCGAATTGTGACCGTagtgtttatttcatttcttaaattgttttatgtttgatgtTACATTTTCTTCGTTCTCTGGTTATCGTTCGAAAACGTTCAAAAATGTTAACGGTGTTCACAAATAGTGCATCAATCCTAGCGTAATAGACGAATAAACGAATCTACAAACCTCTTTTTCCGTAGCCAATAGCCATAGGTTGATAGCTATAGGCCCCCCCAATAGTATATCTCTGTTCCAAATCCGTAGTGGGTGTTGCGGTGATAAATAATCTTTCCTCCTTTCTATCTTATTCTTCTACTCGGAGTTACAAAACATGCTTTCTCAAATACAATCCCCAAATCGTAgttgaaatgatgaaaagtaACTTTCTACTAGCTCGTTCCGTAAATTCTCCTAGTAGCTGCTGAAGTGTCTATACATTGTTCTCGCTCATTGATTCTTCTATCTTTCTTCCAGCTTATTAGCATTCTTCAACAAATTATCACTTCATCCTTATCATCTTCATTCCAACAAGGCATCTATTGATCATCAACTTCATCCGTTTTAAAGTTGTGTCTCTATTCTGAGTGGTGGTGTTGCTAGTGGAAAACATTTAGTGCCTCACCCTCGCATTCTCTCTATTACCCACGCCTAAATCTAAATTATTAGAGAACTTGTAATCATCCATTAAATGATATACATGTATAAGTAAAGCCTTCtaatgccaattgtctcgtcGTTGTGTGTAATTTTATGCCATTTAAAGCCGTTGCTAACTGTCAGCCCCCAACTAACCGCAACCCGTTCCGTTCCCTAGGAGGGACCACCCCATCCCTGGACGATCGTTAACGACTGGCTCACTAAacgttgtttattgtttttacctTTGTTTTTTGCCTCTTTACGCGCACAACCGCAGGACTGCAACAATAAGCCGGGGACGGAAAGTACAAACAGCGAAAACGGTTCGCAGGACAGCGGCATCCACACGGACCAGCAAACGAGCCTGTCCGAGATGCCGTCCCAGGAGTCGTCCTCCGTCTACCAGTCGCAGGAGTCGATCGATCAGCTACCGGAGGACACTCCCCGTCGCAAGGTGGCCAGCCACACAGACACAGCGACAAATGACGACAACGACATCCTCGTGGTCACCCCGCAGCCCATTGTTATTCGTGCCATTTATCCACCGGGCAGCGACAACCTACTCACGACGCAAACGATCGAGGTTCCGGTACCGGTGCTGCATGGCGCCGATACGGACGTGCCGCCGCTGCCCGCCGCCAGTGAACCAATGGTGACGGCCACAGTCGACGATGTCACGTCGCAAACGCCACGCTTGAGTTCGACGACGGACGATGGGGACAGCATTCGACTGGGGGACAAAATTAAACTTATCCTTGACGACGCGCTGCTGTTAAAGCAGCAAGAATGTGGGGGTGGTGATACGGAGAACACAATTATTGTGCAGGAGTAAAAGAAATACAAAGATGCTCTCAAGTACTTTAAAGTGTGTGGAGCAGCACGTTCGTAGAATCAGCGCGCGATATTTCCCTCGGCTGGGAAACTCTATttgttaatattttcttcgccTTCTTTTCTACTATGCTTTGTAAATGTATGGTTAGCTTCAATTGTCTCTTTACTGCCCCGGCTCCATATCACTTACACCGCGCAAATTTACGTACTGTTAATCGGTTTTTCTGCTACTTCTGATCAAAGCCACCATagtttattcttttctttacTCGTATCTTATCATAGCAAACTCCATCGAGCACCTTCGTTGGGAGTTGCTAAAATTAAGTCCATAAACAGCCGTACTTTATCCTTCTCTCAATATCGAAACGAAACGTGTGCCGATTTGAGATCCCCGATTaggatgagattttttttctgtgggtTTGTTAGgttaagtaaataaaaaacattgtGAAAACCAGCGACACTGCAAAATGTGTCCAATCGAAGTAAGGATCCGCGATCGTATAGGTCTTGCGAAAGAGGGTGATCATTTCTATAGTTACTAAGAGTGGCATTCACGTACTGGCCAGATtcgtacacacacaaacacgcccACACTTAACGGACgatagttttggtttttcttctacaacgacattttgttttctatataGCGATCATCGTGTGGTAGCATGGAGTTGGCAAATAATTGttcgttaacaaaaaaaaaaaaaggaaagtagTGAAGAactatggaaaacaaacaaaacaatgcgAACATAAACTGTGGATTTATgttacaaaaacaaagcaactgaagaaagcaaacacaaacatattgaaaaaaatagattcttttttttattaatccgaaaaagaacatcaaaaaaattgtttttcgttcagCCGGAAAACGTCTTGAGAGTATGGCACAGGCATTTATGTTGGTAAGCATGGTAACGTTGTTGAAGAAgaataaattacaaaaatgaGGTAAGGTATCTTAAAATATACTAAACCTGCATTTGTTTGCCATGGTCTAGCTAGCGGATATTTTCTTTGTTGCCAGCTAGAACAGCAAGGACATTACCCGTTTGCTCCACTTTTGCAGCTGAAAGAAGCGccgtttccatcattttcgaCCGTCGATTCCGCATCCGGCACTCGTCGGCACACTTGGCCGTAATGACATTGCGGATCAGACACTCATCTACGTTGCACATCTTCGTCACGATCTCGATTACGTCCGCCACCATATTTGCCTCCAGCCGATCCTTGATTGGTTTTTCCGTATTACTGCGCAACGCAGGCGATGGTCGTCCGCTAAGCGAGTGCGTTGCCAACTTTTCCCGGCCGAACACTTCCATCAGCAGCTTCCGTGTGGCACTTTTGTAGTTCGACCAGTTGATCATCTGCAGCGCTTCCTGCTTGATGCGTGTACCTTGCGCACCGATCGACACCATTCCTTTTTGCCCCTTCGGAGAGTCGGAAGAGTCCGTAGTCGCCGGTGGTAATAGACTCTGGTCGTCGCCTGATGTATCATCCCATTCACTCTTTAGCTCATCAATCGTTTGGGAATTTTCGGTCGGTGGAAACTTTTGCGGGACTGCGGGTAACGATGACGCATCGTCGTTGTGGTTGTTAATTTTTCCGCTGTCCGACGATGATGTTTCCGTGGATACCAGTACGACGTAACCGTTGCGCTCATCGTTGCCCTCCGGTATGGTATTTCCATTCTTCTTGCGTACGTCCCCCGGGGGCATCCAGTTGTGGTCACCATTAGCATCCGTCAGGACCATCGAAGTGTCAATAAACCCAtcactatgtatatcctgcgCCATGGGGCAACGGTCAATCAGCTCTACTTCTTCCACATATCCCGGCGTGTTATCCTCCCCAGTGTGCCGGTTTTCTTTCTCCGAGATCTTCTCTTCGATTCCCCTTAACAGAGTCTCCTGTCCGATCAGCTTCTCGTGTAGATCGAGCAGCAGCTTCCGGTCGTATTCACGCTCCATCCGTGAAGTTTTCTGCTCCGCCATCACACTTTCCAGGTACGATAGAATTTTATCCAGCTGCACCTCCGTGCCACTCCCCGCGATGCCCAAACCGACCGTTTGCGTTTGCTGATCGAACGTCATCGGAAGAACGTGATGCGAGGGCGCCATTCGATCGCTTCGTGGAGTGATCAGTCGTTCCGCGGGCGTTACCGACCTAGTGTCCGTTCCGACGGCAGTCCTCTCGATCGAACTCGGAGATATAGAAACGCGATCCGCCACGCTGGATGAAGAATCGGTGCGAAACCTCTTGATGGCTGGAAGCTAGCAAACAACAGTGgacaaataaaatgtgttagGTCGGGACCGTAAAATATGCAACATTCATTTACTTACCGTTTCCTGCCTTTCCACGTGCGATTGCATCGCaacactttgttttcgttccggAAACTGCGCTACCCGATCCATTTCGTTGGGTTGTTTCGTGCTATAATGCTGTTTTTGGGTCTGATCCTGATCAACGCCAAAGTTCGGTACTCTTACTGCTTGTTGCATTTTCGGGATTGCTTTTGTGGTATGCGCAGTCATATTTCGTAGCTGCCGCAGTTCTGTGTCGATGAATTTCTTGTCCtctaaaatgaataaaaggattaaaaaaaaaatattttaaagaaaactcgATACCTACACACAGACCGTTTACTCACCGGAAACCATAACGATCGTGGCGGGCAGCTCACGTTCCCCACATTGGACGTGGATGAATTTTCCCGTGTAATAATTTGAATCATTCGGCGTATCATGGCCACGGTTGCCATCATCCGGCACACGTTCGACAATCTGCGTCGACGGAATCACGGTGTAGATGTTCCGCTTTCCGTTAGGCCGCACCCACTCGATTAGCGCCCACAGCGTTGTGGCTGCCCGTGGCAATCTTGTCGTTGGAACGCCGGCGTTCGATTTTACCGGAACCTGTTGGCGCGTGTTGTAACGAGTCCGCTCCATTGCAGCTCCATCCGGCTGACTCGTGGATGTCATGCTGTCACAGCCATTATCACTACCGTTCATACTCTGCGAGGAGGTTCGATTCCTTTGCAGGGACACCCCGGCAGGGCAGGTTGACGCGGTGTTCGGTGGTGCGTTTGAATATGACACGGTTCGCATTCCGTTCCCGAAAGAAAGCGTATTGTTCGTTGCTGCACTAGCAGAACTTGCTTCCATCGTCTGTGTCAATTGCATTTCCTCCATTGCAGTCCAGTGGATGATCGACACTTCTGCTCTACCGAATAAGAATCACACCGTAATCTCACAACTCGAGCGATCGTCACAAACCCGGTTATCCCGGCACGTATCAAAATAAgactgttttcctttcccaatcCCTCAGTGCTTTTCTAATGTGTTTCCCGCAAACAATTAACGCACACTACTAGGCCGACCACCCGGCCGGCCGACCGTGTATGTGCGCTTGCATGCACGTGAAGGGGGAAAATCAAATGCGATCGTACCTTACGCTTACCTGCATTCTTCCCTATATTGTTTCCCCTACTGGACAAACGTTTCCTAGAAGTCCTTGCGCCTTAACGAAtccaccacaaacacacacaatcagCGCATCTCTATGGTGGGATTTATTTTAACGGTGAGTTTCCTGTAAGAATTCATCCCTGCAAAATGCCTGCAGGGATCAGGGAAatagaagtaaaaaaataaaaataatttctccAGGTATACCCGAGTATCGAGCGTGCGAAAAGTTACCCTAATTTTGGGGTAGGTAATGATTTATTACCTTATAGGACagtaggaaaaggaaaaggtgTTTTGGGCTAACGGTGTGGTCTATGTTTAACGGGAACGCCTGGAATCCAATGTGCAAATATctttaaaatgtatgtaatAAGGTATCTTATTGTACATAAATTCCAACGAATTTGAAACATAGACCATAGATGGGTAAGGTTTTTTAAACGTAATTGGCGCCATATAACTTACGTACGCAAAATGTATGTGTTGTTATGGCTTGTTtaggaaataaaatcatttgttgataatttaggAGTTTTTATTTAGGTATGCGACAAATATTGCAGTAAATGCAGTACACGCGAAGTATGTAATCCTCGGAcatataaattttaaacttaTCATGATGGTGTGCTTGCATGTCCATCGAGAGGAAACACTTTGGGAGAATAAAAGAACTTTTTCAGTTTAAGCCAAATTCCTTTAGAACTTGCCAAAGGAAAGCAAAGATCGTTTTCtctattcctttttttgtacATTTAATATTGGTTAAACCATTGGTTAAAGTGTGGAATTGGTTACCCAGTGGGCAAGTGTAAAGTATACTCTCTTACTCTATTATTTACAGCTAGACCTTCAGCATCTAAAATGACTCCGATCGTCCCACTGGCACATCTAATATCATTTACTGTACTTGGTAACCACTTCTTTGAGTAGCTCCTGTTGGGAGGCACTCAAATCTGACCGTTGGCATAGTTCATCCCGAGTTGCTAACAACGATTCGATATCCTTTGCCTGGCAGGACACCACGAGGGATTGAAGTAGGAATACGAGATCAGGTGGAAGTGTCGCCTGCTGTCCGTAACCAGATTCTCCCACACTAGTCT
Coding sequences within:
- the LOC131266743 gene encoding uncharacterized protein LOC131266743, with amino-acid sequence MEEMQLTQTMEASSASAATNNTLSFGNGMRTVSYSNAPPNTASTCPAGVSLQRNRTSSQSMNGSDNGCDSMTSTSQPDGAAMERTRYNTRQQVPVKSNAGVPTTRLPRAATTLWALIEWVRPNGKRNIYTVIPSTQIVERVPDDGNRGHDTPNDSNYYTGKFIHVQCGERELPATIVMVSEDKKFIDTELRQLRNMTAHTTKAIPKMQQAVRVPNFGVDQDQTQKQHYSTKQPNEMDRVAQFPERKQSVAMQSHVERQETLPAIKRFRTDSSSSVADRVSISPSSIERTAVGTDTRSVTPAERLITPRSDRMAPSHHVLPMTFDQQTQTVGLGIAGSGTEVQLDKILSYLESVMAEQKTSRMEREYDRKLLLDLHEKLIGQETLLRGIEEKISEKENRHTGEDNTPGYVEEVELIDRCPMAQDIHSDGFIDTSMVLTDANGDHNWMPPGDVRKKNGNTIPEGNDERNGYVVLVSTETSSSDSGKINNHNDDASSLPAVPQKFPPTENSQTIDELKSEWDDTSGDDQSLLPPATTDSSDSPKGQKGMVSIGAQGTRIKQEALQMINWSNYKSATRKLLMEVFGREKLATHSLSGRPSPALRSNTEKPIKDRLEANMVADVIEIVTKMCNVDECLIRNVITAKCADECRMRNRRSKMMETALLSAAKVEQTGNVLAVLAGNKENIR